A genomic region of Pseudomonas sp. RSB 5.4 contains the following coding sequences:
- a CDS encoding amidohydrolase → MKRFIPSLLVSAISFASMEAMAATDLVLVNGKIFTADRSQPKVQALAVENGKVLKVGSDAQIKALIEPGTQVIDLSGKTLMPGLIDSHSHAIFGGLEMVSANMEDEVVALDELQKRLRAWRDDGKAKHGDVLSIAGMSSAYWAQAEALGKTFNQGEWADVPVVFTGSDHHTAWANNVMLKRAGIDAALLKTLPAAEQDTIGKLASGEPNGFLVDAGWDRVAAKMPVPSPADMLTAAKSAVRFNNSLGITAWMDPAANAAPGEAVFALKPTEKTVGVLPAYKALSESGDMSVHVAALLVANPKSLPADLDTLDKVRQQFQGIPNLTLPGVKIFADGVIEYPAQSAAMIDPYRNSHKQGELLIDPQHFGELVSAIDQRGWLVHIHAIGDRAVRESLNGIERARKDRQSGITHSITHLQMVNPKEFARFKPLNVIASMQLLWASADDYTTDMIKPYVSALAFRYQYPAHSLLKQGATIAGASDWPVSSPNPFNAMAQAITRVGPLGVLNADERLDRETMFYAYTANAARTIGLDQQIGSLTPGKQADFIVVDRDVFSVDEKALHATQVLQTWFGGRQVYTAAQ, encoded by the coding sequence ATGAAAAGATTCATCCCGAGTCTGCTGGTGAGCGCGATAAGTTTTGCCTCGATGGAAGCCATGGCCGCCACCGATCTGGTGCTGGTCAACGGCAAGATTTTCACCGCCGACCGTTCGCAACCAAAGGTGCAGGCGCTGGCCGTGGAAAACGGCAAGGTGCTGAAAGTCGGCAGCGATGCGCAGATCAAGGCGCTGATCGAACCCGGCACGCAGGTGATCGACCTCAGCGGCAAGACGCTGATGCCTGGCTTGATCGACAGTCATTCCCACGCGATTTTCGGTGGCCTGGAAATGGTCTCGGCCAACATGGAAGACGAAGTCGTCGCCCTCGATGAATTGCAAAAGCGCCTGCGCGCCTGGCGTGATGACGGTAAAGCGAAGCACGGCGATGTGCTGAGCATCGCCGGCATGAGTTCGGCGTACTGGGCGCAGGCCGAGGCGCTGGGCAAGACCTTCAACCAGGGCGAATGGGCCGACGTGCCGGTGGTGTTCACCGGCAGCGATCACCACACCGCGTGGGCCAACAACGTGATGCTCAAGCGCGCCGGCATCGACGCGGCGTTGCTCAAGACCCTGCCCGCTGCGGAACAAGACACGATCGGCAAACTGGCCAGCGGCGAGCCCAACGGTTTTCTGGTCGACGCCGGTTGGGATCGGGTCGCCGCGAAAATGCCGGTGCCGAGCCCGGCCGATATGCTCACCGCGGCCAAATCCGCTGTGCGTTTCAACAACAGCCTCGGCATCACCGCGTGGATGGACCCCGCCGCCAACGCCGCACCGGGCGAGGCCGTGTTCGCGCTCAAACCCACCGAGAAAACCGTCGGCGTCCTGCCGGCCTACAAAGCGCTGTCGGAAAGCGGCGACATGAGCGTGCACGTCGCCGCGTTGCTGGTCGCCAACCCGAAAAGCCTGCCGGCCGATCTCGATACGCTGGATAAGGTGCGCCAGCAATTTCAGGGCATCCCCAACCTGACCCTGCCCGGAGTCAAGATCTTCGCCGATGGCGTGATCGAGTACCCGGCGCAGAGCGCGGCGATGATCGATCCGTACCGCAACTCGCACAAACAGGGCGAGCTGCTGATCGACCCGCAGCATTTCGGCGAACTGGTCAGCGCCATCGACCAGCGCGGCTGGCTGGTGCACATCCACGCCATCGGCGACCGTGCGGTGCGGGAATCACTCAATGGCATCGAACGCGCGCGCAAGGATCGGCAGAGCGGCATTACTCACTCGATCACCCACCTGCAAATGGTCAATCCAAAAGAGTTCGCCCGCTTCAAACCGCTGAACGTGATCGCCTCGATGCAACTGCTTTGGGCCAGCGCCGACGACTACACCACCGACATGATCAAGCCCTACGTCAGCGCCCTCGCCTTCCGCTATCAATACCCGGCGCACTCGCTGCTGAAACAGGGTGCGACGATTGCCGGTGCCAGCGACTGGCCGGTGTCGTCGCCCAATCCGTTCAACGCCATGGCCCAGGCCATCACCCGCGTCGGCCCGTTGGGGGTGCTGAATGCCGATGAGCGTCTGGACCGCGAAACCATGTTCTACGCCTACACCGCCAACGCGGCGCGGACCATCGGCCTCGACCAGCAGATCGGCTCGCTGACGCCGGGCAAACAGGCCGATTTCATCGTGGTCGACCGCGACGTGTTCAGCGTCGACGAAAAAGCCCTGCATGCCACCCAGGTTCTGCAAACCTGGTTTGGTGGGCGTCAGGTCTACACCGCCGCCCAATAA
- the imuA gene encoding translesion DNA synthesis-associated protein ImuA encodes MGAVVALDTLFNGGQVWKGRPAPPTASPQPTGHAALDAALPSGGWPEAALSEILLAGPGVGELQLVWPTLARLSAAGERIVLVAPPFVPYPQAWANAGVDLRQLSVIQASERDALWAAEQCLRSGSCGAVLCWPHKADDRALRRLQVAAETGQTLAFAWRPLSEAINPSPAALRIAIDARPAQLRVLKCRGGLARTAPIAFAVGH; translated from the coding sequence ATGGGCGCCGTCGTTGCACTCGATACGCTGTTCAATGGCGGCCAGGTCTGGAAGGGCCGGCCTGCGCCGCCGACGGCCAGCCCGCAACCCACCGGCCATGCCGCGCTGGATGCGGCACTGCCCAGCGGTGGCTGGCCGGAAGCGGCACTGAGCGAAATCCTGCTGGCCGGCCCCGGGGTTGGCGAGCTGCAACTGGTGTGGCCGACGCTGGCGCGGCTGTCGGCGGCGGGCGAGCGCATCGTGCTAGTGGCACCACCGTTCGTGCCGTACCCGCAGGCGTGGGCGAACGCCGGGGTCGATCTGCGGCAGTTGTCGGTGATTCAGGCCAGCGAGCGCGATGCCTTGTGGGCGGCGGAACAATGCCTGCGCTCGGGCAGTTGCGGCGCGGTGCTGTGCTGGCCGCACAAGGCCGATGACCGCGCGTTGCGGCGCTTGCAGGTGGCAGCGGAAACCGGCCAGACCCTGGCGTTTGCCTGGCGCCCGTTGAGCGAGGCGATCAATCCGTCGCCGGCCGCGTTGCGCATCGCCATCGACGCCAGACCGGCCCAGTTGCGCGTGCTCAAGTGCCGTGGCGGACTGGCGCGCACGGCGCCGATTGCGTTTGCCGTGGGGCACTGA
- the lexA gene encoding transcriptional repressor LexA yields the protein MYSMTNLTPRRTAILTFIRERIAEHGQPPSLAEISEAFGFASRSVARKHVLALTEAGFIEVNPHQARGIRLLGQPARPELLDIPVLGRVAAGAPIGADADIHSRLMLDPALFSRTPDYMLRVQGDSMIEDGILDGDLVGVRRNPEALNGQIVVARLDGEVTIKRFERVGDEVRLLPRNPAYQPIVVRDDQDLAIEGVFCGLVRQG from the coding sequence ATGTACTCCATGACAAATCTGACTCCCCGCCGTACCGCCATCCTGACCTTTATCCGCGAACGCATCGCCGAACACGGTCAGCCCCCAAGCCTCGCTGAAATCAGCGAGGCTTTTGGTTTTGCCTCGCGCAGCGTGGCGCGCAAGCATGTGCTGGCGCTTACCGAAGCCGGGTTTATCGAGGTCAATCCGCATCAGGCCCGGGGCATTCGCCTGCTCGGGCAGCCGGCGCGACCGGAGCTCCTGGATATTCCGGTGCTCGGCCGGGTGGCCGCCGGTGCGCCGATCGGTGCCGATGCCGATATCCATAGCCGCTTGATGCTCGACCCGGCGCTGTTCTCCCGTACCCCCGACTACATGCTGCGGGTGCAGGGCGACTCGATGATCGAGGACGGCATTCTCGACGGCGATCTGGTCGGCGTGCGGCGCAATCCCGAAGCACTCAACGGCCAGATCGTCGTGGCGCGGCTCGATGGCGAAGTGACGATCAAACGCTTCGAGCGCGTCGGCGATGAGGTCCGGCTGCTGCCGCGCAACCCGGCGTACCAGCCGATTGTCGTGCGCGATGATCAGGACCTGGCCATCGAAGGCGTGTTCTGCGGTCTGGTGAGGCAAGGCTGA
- a CDS encoding LysR family transcriptional regulator yields the protein MDKLGALKMFVVTAQLGSFSRAAEQLGKTPSALTKAVNHLETELGARLFERSTRRILLTEIGRVYLETARLVLQRLEEAGEEIEQLQHGLRGSLKITAPLAYGRAFLDQVCDGFLQQYPQISLQVDLCDAFVNLLESGYDLALREGHDDLPGLIARVVGSNRLALCGSPDYLARKGWPVTPQTLEQHEWLLYQHPLLSREFWWAERDGQRLSLAQPTAPRLRSDNYDLLLASALAGRGLLHTPLWSAAPYIADGRLVRVMADYEIDPDTFGPHILAVYPSHRRATAKVVAFIDYIASFLAERGLN from the coding sequence ATGGACAAGCTGGGTGCACTGAAAATGTTCGTGGTCACCGCGCAACTCGGTAGTTTCAGCCGCGCGGCCGAGCAATTGGGCAAGACCCCGTCGGCCCTGACCAAAGCGGTCAATCACCTGGAAACGGAACTCGGCGCGCGACTGTTCGAGCGCAGCACACGGCGGATTCTGCTCACCGAAATCGGCCGGGTGTACCTGGAAACCGCGCGGCTGGTGTTGCAGCGGCTGGAGGAGGCCGGAGAAGAGATCGAGCAGTTGCAGCACGGTCTGCGCGGCAGCCTGAAAATCACTGCACCGTTGGCGTACGGGCGGGCGTTTCTCGATCAGGTGTGTGACGGCTTTTTGCAGCAATACCCGCAGATCAGCCTGCAAGTGGATCTGTGCGACGCGTTCGTCAATCTGCTGGAAAGCGGCTATGACCTGGCCTTGCGCGAAGGCCATGACGACCTGCCGGGGCTGATTGCCCGGGTGGTCGGCAGCAATCGCCTGGCGTTGTGCGGCAGCCCGGACTATCTGGCGCGCAAGGGTTGGCCGGTCACCCCGCAAACCCTCGAGCAGCATGAATGGCTGCTGTATCAGCACCCGTTGCTCAGCCGCGAGTTCTGGTGGGCCGAACGCGACGGCCAGCGCCTGAGCCTGGCGCAACCGACGGCGCCGCGCTTGCGCAGCGACAATTACGACCTGTTGCTGGCCAGCGCGCTGGCCGGACGCGGCTTGCTGCACACGCCGCTGTGGAGCGCCGCGCCGTACATTGCCGATGGGCGTCTGGTGCGGGTCATGGCTGACTATGAAATCGACCCCGACACCTTCGGCCCGCACATTCTCGCGGTGTACCCGAGCCATCGACGGGCCACGGCCAAGGTCGTGGCGTTCATCGATTACATCGCCTCCTTCCTCGCCGAACGTGGCCTCAACTGA
- a CDS encoding DNA polymerase Y family protein: MRWVCILFPQLALDAVLRQRADPAEPLVLLSGPAQRRVLQAVNPAARQLGLRAGQSMTAAQALAKGFATADYDLAEVERWQQFLAAWAYRFSAQVSVHYPRTVVFEIESSLGLFGSWTQFEARLRKELTELGFRHRIVAAPNPVAARVLANAYDGLVVPDGEALQHHLGQLPVDRVGLEPQVATALTRMGLRNLNQLQSLPRQALARRFEASMLKHLDTLFGARPLALAFYLPPDRFDVRIELNFDVQSHQALLFPLRRLTADLSAFLCGRDSGVQRFDLHLEHAGLPDTLIKVGLLSAERDPAMLFELARGRLEQVQVEAPVRGFRLRAEDLPSFVPQCQELFDDRPQQTLPWEQLRERLRARLGDEAVQGLRFQADHRPECAWQNAVDKQRCTGLPSVQRPGWLLGEPQSVPEGSARILMGPERIESGWWDGDDVRRDYYLIQNRAGQQGWAYRAVGEGGPLWLQGWFA, encoded by the coding sequence ATGCGCTGGGTGTGTATCCTGTTCCCGCAATTGGCCCTCGACGCCGTGCTGCGTCAGCGTGCCGATCCCGCTGAGCCGTTGGTGCTGCTCAGCGGCCCGGCCCAGCGCCGCGTGCTGCAAGCGGTCAATCCGGCGGCGCGTCAACTCGGCCTGCGCGCCGGTCAGTCGATGACCGCCGCGCAAGCTTTGGCCAAAGGCTTTGCCACCGCCGATTACGACCTGGCCGAGGTCGAGCGCTGGCAGCAGTTTCTCGCCGCGTGGGCTTACCGGTTCAGTGCGCAGGTCAGCGTGCATTACCCGCGCACCGTGGTGTTCGAGATCGAGTCGAGCCTGGGTCTGTTCGGCTCCTGGACGCAGTTCGAAGCGCGGCTGCGCAAGGAACTGACTGAGCTGGGTTTCCGCCATCGCATCGTTGCCGCGCCCAATCCGGTGGCGGCGCGGGTGCTGGCCAACGCCTACGACGGCCTCGTAGTACCGGACGGCGAAGCCCTGCAGCATCACCTTGGGCAGTTGCCCGTCGACCGTGTCGGGCTGGAGCCGCAGGTCGCCACGGCGCTGACGCGCATGGGCCTGCGCAATCTGAACCAGCTGCAGAGCCTGCCGCGTCAGGCCCTGGCCCGGCGCTTCGAAGCGTCGATGCTCAAACATCTCGACACGTTGTTCGGGGCACGGCCGCTGGCCTTGGCGTTCTATCTGCCGCCGGATCGTTTCGATGTGCGCATCGAACTCAATTTCGACGTGCAATCCCATCAGGCGCTGCTGTTCCCGTTACGGCGTCTGACCGCGGACCTGTCGGCGTTCCTCTGCGGGCGTGACAGCGGCGTGCAGCGTTTCGACCTGCATCTGGAACACGCCGGGCTGCCGGACACGCTGATCAAGGTCGGCCTGCTCAGCGCCGAGCGCGATCCGGCGATGCTTTTCGAACTGGCCCGTGGACGACTGGAGCAAGTGCAGGTCGAGGCCCCGGTGCGTGGCTTCCGCCTGCGCGCCGAAGATCTGCCGAGTTTTGTGCCGCAGTGTCAGGAACTGTTCGATGACCGTCCGCAACAGACCTTGCCCTGGGAGCAATTGCGCGAACGCCTGCGCGCGCGGCTCGGCGATGAGGCGGTGCAGGGCCTGCGCTTTCAGGCCGACCACCGACCGGAATGCGCCTGGCAGAACGCTGTCGACAAGCAACGTTGCACAGGTTTACCGAGCGTGCAGCGCCCGGGCTGGCTGCTCGGCGAGCCGCAAAGCGTGCCGGAAGGTTCGGCGCGGATCCTCATGGGCCCGGAGCGCATCGAGTCCGGCTGGTGGGACGGTGACGATGTGCGTCGCGATTACTACCTGATCCAGAACCGTGCCGGTCAGCAGGGCTGGGCCTATCGGGCCGTGGGCGAGGGCGGTCCGTTGTGGCTGCAGGGCTGGTTTGCATGA